From the Lolium rigidum isolate FL_2022 chromosome 2, APGP_CSIRO_Lrig_0.1, whole genome shotgun sequence genome, one window contains:
- the LOC124687701 gene encoding protein MIS12 homolog — translation MEGEDASSAAEAALGLSPQLFINEVLNTVDEVRCQAFEHGAPEAVGAARAAQKAQELEHGVTEIHHLVRDVLDTRMSRWEAYCLRHCLTVPEGFVAPEDDNSSAKVLDKDGSHDSELDEELNLLRKRLEAANKESEELQREISSLERQTTYRSTLNSSIAEVVKLFEDKSVQDNIQALVNTLPKLHQKMKVMKRKKVEAESMVGKNIWNMSGLRDQKRLALGSAASAEDIQEVNEAMNGLRKE, via the exons AtggaaggggaggacgcgagctcggcggcggaggcggcgctgggGCTGAGCCCGCAGCTCTTCATCAACGAGGTCCTCAACACCGTCGACGAGGTCCGCTGCCAGGCCTTCGA GCACGGCGCCCCCGAAGCCGTCGGCGCCGCCAGGGCCGCACAGAAGGCCCAGGAGCTGGAGCAC GGGGTAACTGAAATTCACCACTTGGTAAGGGATGTATTGGATACGAGAATGAGCAGGTGGGAGGCCTATTGCCTTCGGCACTGTCTAACTGTACCTGAGGGATTTGTGGCGCCTGAAGAT GATAATTCTTCTGCAAAGGTGTTGGATAAAGATGGAAGTCATGATTCGGAGCTGGATGAAGAACTCAATTTATTGAGGAAAAGACTAGAAGCT GCTAACAAGGAATCTGAAGAACTGCAAAGAGAGATTTCTTCCTTGGAAAGGCAAACTACGTACAGGAGTACCCTTAATTCCTCCATAGCTGAAGTAGTGAAATTGTTTGAAGACAAATCTGTTCAGGACAATATTCAAG CTCTTGTGAACACACTACCAAAGCTGCACCAGAAAATGAAGGTTATGAAAAGGAAAAAAGTTGAGGCTGAGAGCATGGTGGGCAAAAATATTTGGAACATGAGCGGTCTTAGAGACCAGAAGCGTTTAGCATTGG GTTCTGCTGCTAGCGCCGAAGACATTCAGGAGGTGAACGAGGCTATGAATGGCTTGCGGAAGGAGTAG
- the LOC124687702 gene encoding uncharacterized protein LOC124687702 has product MEDDAITTLMDIDADSPRSAFLDDDDDGDLLHSHRMGARPNEPRGPLAFAGFFNAFDAADFDDDDLA; this is encoded by the coding sequence atggaggaCGACGCCATCACCACGCTCATGGACATCGACGCCGACTCCCCGCGCAGCGCCttcctcgacgacgacgacgacggcgacctgCTCCACTCCCACCGCATGGGCGCCCGCCCCAACGAGCCGCGCGGACCGCTCGCCTTCGCCGGCTTCTTCAACGCCTTCGACGCCGCAGActtcgacgacgacgacctcgCCTGA